DNA from Terriglobales bacterium:
TGATCTCCACCACGAAAGTGGGTTCCACCTTGGGCTCCGACTTCAGGCGCTCCCGAATGTCCTCGACCTGCTGCTCCGACAGCCGGAACTCCGCCCGCACCGTGCCCTTGCCCGGCTTGCGGAAGCGGATGGTGGCCGCCTTGTCCCACACGATGTATTCCCGCCCCAGGTTCTCCATCAGCATCAGCATGTAGAAGGGATCGGCCATGGAGTACAGCGAGCCGCCGTAGTGGGTGCCGACATAATTCTTGTTCCAGGGCGTCAGCTTCATCTCCACGTCGACGGCGCGCATCTCGGGATCGATGCGCGTGACCCGGATGCCCGCGCCCAGCAAGGGGGGCCACAGGTTGATCCATCGCAGCCGGCGCCCTTTGCCCTTGCTCTTCATCGATGGAACTTGTTGCCGCGCTCGAATTCTTCACGCAGGCCCGCGGTCTTCAGGTTCTCGCGGATGTAGGCCAGCTTTTGCTCCAGGCGCAGCAGGGCTTCTTCCAGGTTCCCGGTGTTGGTCATGGCGATGTCGCGCCACATCGAGTACGGGCTGGCCGCGATGCGGGTCATCTCCCGCAACGCCCGGCCGCCGATGGCCTTGATCTCGGCGTCGTCGCCCACCTGGTCTTCCAGCGTGCTCGCCAGCGCGGTGGAGATCATCTGCGGCAGGTGGCTGATCCAGGCACACAGCCGGTCATGCCGCTCCACGTCCATGAACAGGGCCTTCGCCCCCAGCTTCTCCACCAGCGTGACCCATTCCCCCGCCCGGCCTTGGGGACGGGTCTCGGATCCGCCCATCGGCGTGAACAGCCACACCGTTCCCAGGAACAGCTCCGCATCCGCCTGCTCCAGTCCGCTGCGTTCTTTTCCCGCCATCGGGTGTCCCGGCAGGATGCGCCGGCCGGCCTCCTCGCCCAGCGCCGCCCGCGCCCGCTCCACCATCTCTTTCTTGGTGCTGCCGACGTCGGTGACCAGCACATCCGGCGGCAGCCGGGGCGCGATCCGCTCCACGAAGTCTAGAATCGCTCCCACCGGCGTGGCCAGCACCACCGCCTGGCTGCCCGCCGAGGCCTGCGCCGGATCGCTCGATCCGCTGTCGATCGCGCCCATCTTCTGCGCGTGCTCCAGCGTTTCCGCCCGGTCGCAGCCGACGACCCTCCCGACGAGCTTGTCCTTCTTCGCCGCCAGGGCCAGCGACCCGCCGATCAAGCCGGTTCCGATGATGGTGATTTGCTTAAACAAGGCCTCGAGGTTTCGATAGACCCTAAGCGATCTTCCGCCCCACCGCCGGCGCGATCATTCGCAGTTCGTCCATGAGCTTGGCGAACTGCTCCGGGTAAAGCGACTGCGCCCCGTCGCTCAGCGCCTTCTCCGGCTGGTGATGCACCTCGACGATGATGGCATCGGCGCCCGCCGCCACCGCCGCCCGCGCCATGGGTGACACCTTGTCGCGCCGCCCGGTGCCGTGCGACGGGTCCGCCGTCATCGGCAGGTGCGAGAGCTTGTGCACGATCGGGATGGCCGAGATGTCCATGGTGTTGCGGGTGTAGGTTTCGAACGTCCGGATGCCGCGTTCGCACAGGATCACGTCGTAGTTCCCGCCACTCATGATGTACTCGGCCGAAAGCAGCATCTCCTCCAGCGTGGCGGCGATGCCGCGCTTCAACATCACCGGCTTGCGCGCCTTGCCCAGCTCGCGCAGCAGGTTGAAGTTCTGCATGTTGCGCGCCCCCACCTGGAAGATGTCTACGTAGGGCGTCATCAGCGGGATCTGCGAGATCTCCATCACCTCGCTGATCACCAGCAACCCGAACTTCTCGCCCGCTTCCCGCAGCAGTTTCAGCCCGTCTTCGCCCAGCCCCTGGAAAGAGTAGGGCGACGAGCGCGGCTTGAACGCGCCCCCGCGCAGCACGCGCGCCCCTGCCTGCGAGACCTGTTGCGCGATGGTGAACAACTGCTCCTGCGATTCCACCGAGCACGGCCCCGCCATCACCACTACCTCGGGGCCGCCGATGCTCAGGCCGTTGGCGAAGCGCACGACCGTGCCTTCGGGCCGGAAACTTCTCGCCACCAGCTTATAGGGCGAGCTGACGCGGTGCACCTCGCGCACGCCCTCCATCACCTCGATGTCGCGGATGTCGAAGTCGATGGTCTTGCCCACCACCCCCAGCACGGTCTGCTGCGCACCGGTGCTGCGGTGCACTTCGTACCCGAGGTTCACCAGCCGCTCGATCACCCGCTGGATCTGTTCCTCGGCCGCGTTTTCCGCCATCGCTACGATCATGGGTTCCCTGGCTGCCGGCTAGTCCTTCGGCTCCAACTCGGTCTCTCCCGCCGCCGCTTCGCCGCGCTCGCCGATCTCGTCCCGCTGCAGCTTGCGCATGACGTCGATGATCCGTTCGTAGATGTGCATGAGGGCAGCGTCCGGCAGCGGGCCGCGGTTGTGCTTGCGCACGTTCTCGTGGATCACTTTCTCCCGGTCCGGCTCGTAGACCGGCAGCTTGGTATCGCGCTTCAGCTTGCCGATCTCCTTGGCGGCCAGGGCGCGCGCGTTCAACAGCTCCACCAGCCTGCGGTCCAGTTCATCGATCCTTTTACGCCACTCTGCGATGTCCATAGGCTCTAGTGCTGACTGCCTTTCGCGGCCGGCTTCGCCGCTACCAACGAGGCCACAAACGCTCCCACCGCCCCCGCCGCTCCGGCCTTCTCTGCCTTTTCGATCGTCTGCACGATGGCGCTGCCCACCACCGCCGCGTCGGCGAACCCGCCCACCTCCGCGAATTGCTCCGGGGTCGAGACCCCGAAGCCCAACGCCAGCGGCAGCGTGGTGTAGCGGCGTAGCCGGTGGACCAATTGTCGCGCATCGGCCGCCAGCTCCTGGCGCGTACCGGTCACACCGGTACGTGATACAGCGTACACGAACCCGGAGCAGGCCTTGGCGATCCGCCGCAGCCGCCGGTCGGTCGAGGTCGGCGCCGCCAGGAACACGGTCGCCAGCTCCCGCGCCCGCATGCATGCCAGATACTCGTCCGCCTCTTCCAGCGTGAGGTCGGTGATCAGGGCTCCGTCCAGCCCGGCATCCGCCGACGCCGCGCAGAACCGCGCCAGGCCCAAACGCAGGACCGGATTCAAATAGGAGAACACGATCAGCCCGGCCCGCGGCCGCGCCTTCCGCAGTCCTCTTCCCAGCGCGATCACGTCTCCCAGCGACACGCCGTTGGCCAGCGCCCGCTCGCTGGCCCGCTGGATCACCGGCCCGTCGGCCACCGGATCGCTGAACGGCACGCCCAGCTCGATCACCGCAGCGCCCGCGTCGATCGCCGCCAGCGCCACCGCGCGCGTGGTCGCGAGATCGGGGTCCCCGCAGGTCAGGTACGCGATCAGCGCCGGCCGTTTGTCGAGAGTGATTGGCATTCGTCCGCCGAGGTTACAGCTTCAGTTTCTGGGTCAGGATGCCCATGTCCTTGTCTCCGCGCCCGGAGACGTTCACGACCACGATGTCGGTCTTGCGCATGCGCGGCGCCCTCTTGATCGTTTCCGCCACCGCGTGCGCCGACTCCAGCGCCGGGATGATGCCTTCGGTCTGCGCCAGCACCTTGCAGGCCTCCAGCGCTTCCTCATCCGTCGCCGCAACATACTCCGCCCGGCCCGCGTCCCGGAGCCCCGCGTGCTCCGGCCCCAGCGCCGGGTAGTCCAATCCCGCCGACACCGAGTGCGTCGGCGCGATCTGCCCGGCCTCGTCCTGAAGCACGTAGGTGTAGGTGCCCTGAAGCACGCCTGGCACGCCGCCTTCGATGCCCGCCGCCACTCGCGCCGCGTGCTCGCCCAGGTGGATCCCGCGGCCCCCGGCCTCGACCCCGACCAGCTTCACCTGCTTGTCGCCCAGGAACTCGTAGAAGATCCCCATCGCATTCGATCCGCCGCCCACGCACGCGATGATCGCTGACGGCAGCCTTCCTTCCGCTTTCCTGATCTGCGCCCGCGTCTCTTTTCCGATCACCCGGTGGAAGTCCCGCACCATCGTCGGATACGGATGCGCGCCCAGCACGCTCCCCAGCAGGTAATGGGTGGTGCGCACATTGGTCACCCAATCGCGCATGGCCTCGTTGATCGCGTCCTTCAGCGTGCGCTGGCCGGCGTCGACGCCCCGCACCTCTGCGCCCAGCAGCTTCATACGGAAGACATTCAGCTCCTGCCGCCGCATATCTTCGGTGCCCATGTACACCACGCACTCGAAACCGAAAAGCGCGCAGACGGTCGCGGTCGCTACCCCATGTTGCCCCGCCCCCGTCTCCGCGATGATGCGGTGCTTGCCCATGCGCTGCGCCAGCAGCGCCTGTCCCAGGCAGTTGTTGATCTTGTGCGCGCCGGTGTGCAGCAAGTCTTCGCGCTTCAGGTAGATCCTGGCCCCGCCCAGCTTCTTCGTCAGCCGCCCCGCAAACGTGAGCGGGGTAGGGCGTCCCGCATACTCTTCCAACAGCCTCTGCAACTCCGCCTGGAACTTCCGGTCCTTCTTCGCCGCCTCGTAGGCGTGCTCCAATTGCTCGAGCGCCGCCATGAGCGTCTCCGGCACGTACCTGCCTCCGTACGCCCCGAACCGCCCGACCGCGGATTTGAGCTGTGCTTTCACTGATATTCTTCTCTTGTTTCTCTTGTCACCCTACTTGCAGGCGCGACCCAGGGCCGAACGTGCGACGCCCGCGGGAGCGTGCCTGCAAGTAGGGTGACTCTTCCTGCGGCGCAGGCCGTCAGGCCTGCGCCGCCGCCTTCGCTGCCTTCACGAACGCTCTTACCTTCTCGTGATCCTTCTTTCCCGGCTCTCTCTCCACGCCGCTGACC
Protein-coding regions in this window:
- a CDS encoding DUF4442 domain-containing protein produces the protein MKSKGKGRRLRWINLWPPLLGAGIRVTRIDPEMRAVDVEMKLTPWNKNYVGTHYGGSLYSMADPFYMLMLMENLGREYIVWDKAATIRFRKPGKGTVRAEFRLSEQQVEDIRERLKSEPKVEPTFVVEIKDAHGTVIAEIEKLLYVRKK
- a CDS encoding prephenate dehydrogenase, translating into MFKQITIIGTGLIGGSLALAAKKDKLVGRVVGCDRAETLEHAQKMGAIDSGSSDPAQASAGSQAVVLATPVGAILDFVERIAPRLPPDVLVTDVGSTKKEMVERARAALGEEAGRRILPGHPMAGKERSGLEQADAELFLGTVWLFTPMGGSETRPQGRAGEWVTLVEKLGAKALFMDVERHDRLCAWISHLPQMISTALASTLEDQVGDDAEIKAIGGRALREMTRIAASPYSMWRDIAMTNTGNLEEALLRLEQKLAYIRENLKTAGLREEFERGNKFHR
- the aroF gene encoding 3-deoxy-7-phosphoheptulonate synthase — its product is MAENAAEEQIQRVIERLVNLGYEVHRSTGAQQTVLGVVGKTIDFDIRDIEVMEGVREVHRVSSPYKLVARSFRPEGTVVRFANGLSIGGPEVVVMAGPCSVESQEQLFTIAQQVSQAGARVLRGGAFKPRSSPYSFQGLGEDGLKLLREAGEKFGLLVISEVMEISQIPLMTPYVDIFQVGARNMQNFNLLRELGKARKPVMLKRGIAATLEEMLLSAEYIMSGGNYDVILCERGIRTFETYTRNTMDISAIPIVHKLSHLPMTADPSHGTGRRDKVSPMARAAVAAGADAIIVEVHHQPEKALSDGAQSLYPEQFAKLMDELRMIAPAVGRKIA
- a CDS encoding chorismate mutase produces the protein MDIAEWRKRIDELDRRLVELLNARALAAKEIGKLKRDTKLPVYEPDREKVIHENVRKHNRGPLPDAALMHIYERIIDVMRKLQRDEIGERGEAAAGETELEPKD
- the trpA gene encoding tryptophan synthase subunit alpha, with protein sequence MPITLDKRPALIAYLTCGDPDLATTRAVALAAIDAGAAVIELGVPFSDPVADGPVIQRASERALANGVSLGDVIALGRGLRKARPRAGLIVFSYLNPVLRLGLARFCAASADAGLDGALITDLTLEEADEYLACMRARELATVFLAAPTSTDRRLRRIAKACSGFVYAVSRTGVTGTRQELAADARQLVHRLRRYTTLPLALGFGVSTPEQFAEVGGFADAAVVGSAIVQTIEKAEKAGAAGAVGAFVASLVAAKPAAKGSQH
- the trpB gene encoding tryptophan synthase subunit beta; protein product: MKAQLKSAVGRFGAYGGRYVPETLMAALEQLEHAYEAAKKDRKFQAELQRLLEEYAGRPTPLTFAGRLTKKLGGARIYLKREDLLHTGAHKINNCLGQALLAQRMGKHRIIAETGAGQHGVATATVCALFGFECVVYMGTEDMRRQELNVFRMKLLGAEVRGVDAGQRTLKDAINEAMRDWVTNVRTTHYLLGSVLGAHPYPTMVRDFHRVIGKETRAQIRKAEGRLPSAIIACVGGGSNAMGIFYEFLGDKQVKLVGVEAGGRGIHLGEHAARVAAGIEGGVPGVLQGTYTYVLQDEAGQIAPTHSVSAGLDYPALGPEHAGLRDAGRAEYVAATDEEALEACKVLAQTEGIIPALESAHAVAETIKRAPRMRKTDIVVVNVSGRGDKDMGILTQKLKL